One segment of Falco rusticolus isolate bFalRus1 chromosome 3, bFalRus1.pri, whole genome shotgun sequence DNA contains the following:
- the LOC119145234 gene encoding uncharacterized protein LOC119145234 has product MQSPVLLGRGCRDAPNSRHQRIRLLLRFPSDLTQEVMWVFPPNPPPNRPRTLQQDFAAVSSTHEQSRDSIGWGWHRAPVLYGVWRGAWGQVTHQANPGCPPGIAGGSWLVAGPACPPREPPGCVGTSTAVLAAWNLGTGLAAAASESPGRLGSGSILQELLQESLDGALPAETLPKTAAQGLIRMQEAMAAPMQQMQSHEGVIPAMSSHHVTGLWHQLLLSFYSFSWKGWSCEETWDLLLALPPTLLASLTTSASSICQHLRTPRVMNKIYQSLLLLVCRQHRQQHQPAQRREARITQQTCCLTPR; this is encoded by the exons ATGCAAAGCCCCGTGCTCCTGGGcaggggatgcagggatgctcccAACAGCAGGCACCAGAGGATCCGGCTTCTGCTCCGTTTTCCCTCTGACCTTACACAGGAGGTGATGTGGGTTTTCCCCCCAAATCCGCCCCCAAACAGGCCCAGGACCCTCCAGCAAGACTTTGCTGCTGTCTCCAGCACGCACGAGCAGTCCCGTGACAGCATCGGCTGGGGGTGGCACAGGGCTCCTGTGCTGTACGGGGTGTGGAGGGGGGCATGGGGCCAGGTCACCCACCAAGCTAACCCAGGATGCCCACCTGGCATTGCAGGGGGctcctggctggtggctggaCCAGCTTGTCCACCCAGAGAGCCACCTGGATGCGTGGGTACCAGCACAGCCGTGTTGGCAGCCTGGAACTTGGGGACTGGGCTCGCTGCAGCAGCTTCGGAGAGccctggcaggctggggagcgGGAGCAtcttgcaggagctgctgcaggagtcACTGGATGGTGCTTTACCTGCGGAGACGTTGCCCAAAACCGCGGCCCAGGGACTCATCCGGATGCAGGAGGCAATGGCTGCTCCCATGCAGCAGATGCAATCCCACGAGGGCGTCAtcccagccatgagcagccacCATGTAACGGGACTCTGGCACCagcttttattgtctttttactctttttcgTGGAAAG GATGGAGCTGTGAGGAGACCTGGGATCTCCTCCTTGCCCTTCCACCGACCCTCCTGGCCTCGCTGACCACATCAGCCTCCTCCATCTG CCAGCACTTAAGGACACCGCgtgtaatgaataaaatatatcaaagtTTACTTCTGCTCgtgtgcaggcagcacaggcagcagcaccagccggCGCAGAGGCGAGAAGCGAGGATTACACAACAGACCTGCTGTCTCACACCAAGGTAG